ttgattGCTCCCATGGCTcttatttgtatattttaaGAATTGCGGTTCAGATGAATATTGAGGGTTGAGGCACTGACTTTCAATGCAAAAGGCAAAAGGCAGAAACAACACTaacaataaagaaacaataacgaaaaagagaaaacgcaAAAAAGGTGGTCGGACTATATTTTCTGTCATGTACGCGTGtcccttttatttatctGTTTCGGTTCTTCTAACTTCTTTCAAGCACACATATGTAGATAGatatacatttatttttatgtatgAGTGCTTGTAAATCATAGaactttttttccctcttttttaaataatcaaatatatatatatatatatatataaacatatttaTTAGAGGGAAATGGGTGCTGAGGATTTAACAAGAGGGATgcaaaaagagaggagtGACAGAAGGGGAATACATGTACAAATATGCATGAATAGATATATGTGAGGCTTGGGAGGGAAGCAAAATAACTTTCGGAAAAGTtgacacgcacacacacaaaaaaaaaagagaaaagaagaatgcaaaagagaaaaaataataataaaatagaaGCAGCACgcagtaaaggaaaagaaagaaataaagagatGTGTTTCCTCAGTAAAGTGATTGGTGTGCTAAAGCTGTGGTGCATGTGCGTTCTTGATGCGCCGtcttaatttatttattcttcttcttttgctcaatttttttttttgtgtgtgtgtggttgagtAGATTCAGCagtgaaaaaggagaaaaggaggagaggagtCGCTGTcgtatttttattgttgggtGCGTGAGCGCGTTGGCacataacaaaaacaaaaaacaaaaaccgcTTTGGGACCATTATATTTTGTCCATACAAATGGTCCTGCGCATAAAAAGGTTGCTCCCCTTCAAGCAGTGGCGAGGCGTTGTACTTCTTCTTACATTtgactcctccttttctttttctttttttttctttttcccttgtgTTACTTCTATGGTTTCTGTCACATAtctatttcccctttcccctattttttcttgttttcttttatatttttcgtCCACTTCCTCTTTAGTCACAACCAAAGGAATAATCAAAGGAAATACATTTTTAAAGCAGTAGGAGGAATTCACATTATTTTATGTtggatttttgttttgttttggcgAAGCTGCTGCGATGTTTCCATGAACGCGATCCGACGTGACATTTGTGGTGGTGCTCCTCAACAAACGCGGCTAAAAACTTTGCGGCTcggcatttttctttttgttttttttttgtagaaaTTTGCCTGCGTTTCCGCACCATGAAGGGATAAGAGTGCGTTGGGTTGTGTCATAATGCTGAAGTCAAAGAAATTACAACTTGGTTCGTTTTCGATCCGTTTAAACGTGCATTTAAGGATGGAAGTTTGAAATGAAATTTTGTGCGAATATTTGAGATCGTTTCGCTGCTCGTGTGGATTTTGCTTTCCACAaaatcattattattatttttattattattattattgtcatcattattttcgtttcttcaaGCTACCCTATTCATGAGCTCTTGTtactctgctttttttttttttgaaagaagCCAAAGTGAAGAACAACGCGTTTgccaaaaaagcaacaacagataaacaaacataaataaCAAACGTTGTAGAGGCAAAACGGACAAAATAAAGGACGACCGAATAAAGGGGGAGGATCTAACAAAATATAGAACAGACAGACGGGCAAAAGCTGTCGAGCGGGTAGATAAATAAGTTCACCCCTTttcaaagggggaaaaggaaagaagaaaccaaACAGCCAACCAGGCAATCAAAAGGGCGTGAGTCACCCTGTGGTtattgaaaggaaacaaaaaaaaataaaagaaaaaaattagaggCTGAAGAGGTGCGTTGGTGGCACGGGTTCGGGTGAGGAAGTGAATAGAACtgcatcatcattttttttttcttggttgtGTGTAGACCGCAATGAACGCGCCTCACAGAGCTCCCGGCAGCAATTCCGCTGGGAATACCGGCCCCGGGTCACACCGGTCCCGCTGCATTAGTTTAGATCCACGGGTTCATGAACACATTCCACCGCATTTCCTACCGAATTTGgccaaatacaaatatagcGGTAGTGACTCTGGCATAATTTCGAACTATGTCATGCAGCCATACTGGAACTTTATCGTAAGTCTTGTTCCCATGACTGTCGCGCCCAACGCCATTACCGTCACGGGGTTTGTGATGTGCCTCTCTTCTGCGCTTTTGGTTATGTTCTTTTACTACTTCGGAAATGCCGAGTATCCTTGTTGGGTGTGGCTGTATGCCGTCATATGCCTTTTTGCGTACCAGACACTTGATGCAATAGATGGAAAACAGGCCCGTCGTACTAATACGGGGTCACCACTTGGTGAATTGTTTGACCATGGGTGTGACGTCATATTAACACCTTTTGTACAAATGATGATATGTTGTGCTCTAAATACGCCTCCCTGTGTTACCTTTGTGTACATCACACTCTCATCATGCGCAGTCTTTGGTGCCATCTGGGAGCAGTTTGCCACCGGTACACTTGACCTCGGTTACGTCAATGGTCCCACTGACGGCATATTGCTCGCGTGCGGTATTTTTCTCATCACAGCCATCATGTCACCAGCCGTGTGGGATACTCAAGTGGCTGGACCTTACGAGGTGCCGTTGCCGTCATGGTTAGGCAGTTGCGGTGGCTCGTTCGTGATTGGATCAGTGCGGAGTATGTTATTTACCTTTTATGTGGTGTCTGGGACTGTGACATTGCTAACAAACATATTGCATGTTTTAAAAAGGCCAAACATTCAGAAACCTGGTATGGCCGTGACAACTGCCCTACCGGTTGTCTGCTTGCTGGTACTTCACGTCTGGATGTATTTGGTTTACCGCCCCATCCATGAGAAGTATCCATATGCACTGGAGTTGAGTTTTCACGTTTTGATGTCTTACACTGCCACACGCATGACTGTTTCCAGGTTGTGCGCAATGCCGTTTAACCTTTTCAGTGGGTTGTTTATCATTACACTACTCTTCACTGTTGCCCCGCTGTTCATCCACACCTACTTACCTCTTGCTGAGGAAAAATATGTATTGCCATCACTTGGCTCCGCCACAGTGGCGCTTGCAGTATTGGGGCTCTGGCAGTACTTCCATATGATTCTTTCCGTTATCACACAGATGGCGTACTTTCTTCGCATTTCGGTTTTTTCTATTACATCGCGTCATGACGCCAACACGAAGTGGGAGTAGGAGTTGCATTGATTTTGCTGACTTTGCAATGTGGTGTTGAAATTATTGGTGAAAGGGATGTGTGGAAGTTGAGGCCCTAGGCACTATCATCACTAGatcacaaaaagagaaagtagcTGTTGATTGGTGAATCAATTAAGAGGAACCATCAACTGTATGTGCGTCTGTGAGTAGTGGGAACGGTAGTGAAGTGGTCTTAACATATGATGTAAACCAAAGATGGtttttccatcttcttttttctttttttcctccgttGGAGTCAGGGGttagggagggagggagggagggagggggggggggaaataggAAACAGGGAGAGAATAGAAGAAAGGAGTGGAAAGGTGGGAAGGTTTAGAGAAGTGGTGAGTTGAAGGAGAGGCATGCTAAGAAGATGGAGGGAAAAGTTGAGTGTCTTGTTTGTGCCTCTTATCGATTGTTCCgttttctgcttttgcttttttatcaTTGATGTTACAATTTTATCTTTTCGTAAAATGTGCGTCGCTTGgttagttgttgtttttttttttccttccttcacttcgCGGAGATTGCACCGTAGCAGTGGTGAGCAGTtgggaaaaggggaaagacaaagagaaaaaaaaaaggaacgaagGTGTAGTCGAGGAAGTAACGCGGAGGGAAGGAATATGAAGCAAATACAAGCACAACAAGAACAGGAGATGTGTTGTATATctaaataataatactaataataaggAAAAAGGCATTGAAGGAAAGAGTTCGAGATAAATCTATTTCTCACTATTTGTCCAATCTCACCTTTTGCGCGTTACTACGGGAGGGCGCCGTTGCGGGAAGGGAATTCCGAACTACTTTTGAATGACcggtttttttcctttttaaaaaaaaaaactttcctcaGCTGGTATTATAGCTGCATAACTTaatgttttgtttcgttgtgtctttttttttttttttaaatgacTATCGCCTTATATCACCCTCTTTTCTCAGCATGTGCTTTTATGGAGGGTTTGAGTGGAGAGAGGGCGGTTGTGTTTCGGTTTCGGTTCCACAAACTAGTCGTACGTTTATATACgcgtatgtatatatatatatatatatatatatcagtATGCaattatgtgtatgtatttccACGTGTATATTTGTAAGTGAATCGGGTCTAATTACTTCCTCTCCAATCAAAATGGGCTTATGCTGTTGTCAGGTTGCGGTTTCTTCGTCTGCTTTAACGCTGATTTTTCACATATTTACTCTGATTGCTTCTCTGTtcggtttgtttgtgttacttttcttctttctttcttttcttttccttttttcatctttatcttttttttttcgcattaTTTGTTGTTCATGTTGTGGGTGATGTTGGTTATTTTTCCGCGTGGGTTGTGGGAGGACCACCgaacttttccctcttctcccGCTCTAGGCGCATGATCTGTACtttattttcctgttttttttttttggtcttCGTCTTCattcctcttctcttttccacgTGCTTATTTCACTTTGTTGTTGAACAACACTGTCCTTGTTGTACTGCGGTTATGCACACGCCAACAGCTCGCCTTCAGGTATAAATTTTATGCGGCCTGTCAATATGGTGTGGTGGATGTTGTGTTAACTTCGACCTTTACTTTTATaattttataattataaaattCTCTACTTTtctactgttttgttttgttttgttttgttgttttttttttttttcaccacgCGTGccgttgtttgtgttttgcagAGGGTTCTGACGTCTCTCACGATATGCATCCGTTTGCATTCTTACTGTTCTTATACATTTGTTgttagtttgtttttgtcgaCGAATGCGactcgattttttttttcccccttttcccccttttttccctttatttcctcttcttttttccttttccttttccccttttatcaatcctcttttcgttttttatgATCAATTCAAATAAAACATGGCTTTGGTTTTGGGAGGATGGGGAGAGGAGAAGTGTAGACATGTTGGGGAAGTGAATTAAAATGAAATTGAGGAGTGGATGGTGGTGATGTTGAAATGGAAATGAGAAATGAGAAAAGCGTCCACTTgtgccacacacacacacacacacacacacacatatgcataaGGGTGAGAGGGGggtgcaattttttttttttcgtggcaTGCGCATGGGGAAAGACGTTTCTTGAGaacatgttgttgtttattgttgCCATTGTTGTGTTTAACACCGTTtaaatttttgtttcctcctgttttctttaccttttcacTCAGCACAGTAAAATTGGAACGTTGGGCAAATAAGTGTGACAAGggagagaggaggaagaagaagaagaaaaaaaaagggagttcCGCAAGACAAACATTAATATGAGTGAATCAACATTTGTTGGTGTGACTGTTTACATGCACATGTTCTTTGAGGAGTTCTTTCCGTTTGACACGCTTTCAGTtcgatgcttttttttttttctttctctcatGTTGGTACTGTTAAAACACAGGCGGTGTGGTTCTATTTTCATACGGATAAGGGGTGTAATTTAAAGAAGTAATATGTGGGGATatgaagggagaaagaacGAGGGATAGGGTTCAAACAACATATTgttgtgaaaataaaaataagtgtGATAAGCAATTGAGCACTCCAGTGCCTTGCCTGGCGCTGTTACCCCTAAGTTTGAATTGAGATAGAGTGTCAAAAACGGTAAGTGGCCACcagaaaacgaaacaaaggggaaaagatggGTTAAACTAacggaaaatgcaaaaaaaaaatgaatgggGAACCTCTTGTGTGTTGTTATGTCTCTTGTCATGCCCGCACGGGATGTGACCAACTGGTTGACACCCGGAATTGATGGTTAAAAAGAGATTCTGTAACTTTCTGTTCAAACTAAAGCCCTGGTGACCGACTGTTTTCGCGTATACCATGtagtgtgtgcgtgtgtgtctgttgtTTAATGATAGATACGTGACCCCAATCGGTAAATATTTGGTATCAAGGACActtccgtcttttttttttttggctaaTTTTTAAGTGTATCCGAAAATGTTGCTCTGTATGTGTAATGTTAGCATGACTTCTTTCCCCCACCCTCTGTATTAAATATACGTAGTAGGTTTTTTATGTACTTTCtggtttactttttttgcGACAAATTCTCCTtcttcgcttcttttttttttttttgaatgttATTCAGAGCTACGGGACAGAAGAGTGTAGCGTGGTCAAACGTCCTTCGGTGTATTTAACCAGACAgcgctgaggaggaagtggcTGCTATCCTCTAAAGGACAACGTGGCTACTGTTTTTCCACCGGGCCGGTACGTCGCTTGACAACATTAGAGGAGATAGCTACGACagcacaaacaaaagaagaagagtttCGAGACCAAACACgagcacacacatacacacatacggatatatatatatatatatatatagttatAAAGACCATAATTTACACAATATAAGTGTGTAAAAACAGAAGGTTGAGGAATACATAACGAAGAAGGTGTGGGAAAGGGGCGCACCGGTACACAAAGTTGACTGAACCCGTCCATTTAAGGGCTGGAAAGAATGAACAGCAACAGTCTTCTGGGGGAACTGGCGAAGGAGTGCGCTCCTTTGCTGCTCGCTCCTCGCGCTGACGATCCCGACGCTGTTGTGCGCCGTCTGCGGATTCTTCCAGCTGATGGTATTTATCGCTGTTCCAGCCGTGATGGCATAATAACTCCCTACGTGTTTTCGAGCGACGCAGAACACTCGGCACCACCTAATCACTCACTGACGCCGGAACAATCGGGTAGCGTGGTCACTTCTGACATTCTAGGAATTTCGACTGAAGTGTGTCCACTTCAAACAGCCCTCTCATTCGCTTCGGTTGAATGTGTAGCCGCAAATCAGAAGCATTTATTCGAACTGAATGTCTTTCTTCAGCTGCTGCGCCAGACACCGGCGAGTTACACTAGTTCCTTATTTTGGAGTGTGCTTATTCGGCGGCTTGGGGAGCTAGGCTTCTACGaaataatgaaaggaaataTAAACACCCTGTGGGCGAGAATTGGCCGACAGTTGCTTCGCAGTGGAGAGATGTTCAACGCTTTACGCCTTCTTCAAACTTCCTGTGATGTTGTTCTACACTACAGTGAGCACGCTGTGCAGTATCCTCCGGACGCAACGTTGCTTGGTGAGTTCGCTGTGCTCGCTCGTCAGATGTGGGCGGAGAGTTCGTCGCCCGTGGTGAGGCGCTGCGCCCTTGTAGTTTCTGCTTTTCTGACAAAGTTTGCCGACTTGGTACCACTCGACCTGTTGAGCGACGCCAGCGAAACAAAACGTGATGCTCCCCACTTACTCGCGGTCGTTGCGAAGGCACCTACACTTttcaaggaggaggaggaaaccgCTGCCGCGGGGGAAAATCTTCGTGTAGTATTAACAGTCGCGTTCACAACTACAGCTTACTCAATTCCCACCACGATGTACTTTCGTGGTGAGGGCCCTCAGTCCGCCTCGTTGTCACTTGTTCAACACCGCTTTGCTTCGGCGCTCCACCAGCTGCTGGTATTAGCTTCATATGGGTTCTGGGATCATTTTTCTGCCGAATCGCTTCTCTCTTTGACTGAGGCGTCGGCTGTTTACTCGCCTTTGTGGAACTCTTTCCCCCCCAAGATGTTCACGCTCTGGGGTCGTATATGCCAAAATAATTTTGTGACCTCCTGCAAAATGTACACATCGTCCCTCTTCAATTATTGTATTTCCGCCGCTGCTTATCATTACAGCCTCGGGGAGTTGGAGGGCATTACTCGTCGTTATGCCGTAGGGGACGTCTCGCACGGTGGGGAGCCGTCAAGTACGGAGCCACTTCAGGCGGCAGACGAAGGGCAGAAACGTGGAAGGCAGCAAGAACAGCATGAGGATGTAAGTGAAAGAATCCTTGGGAGTGGTGCTGACGTCTGTGAGAAGCTTGACATTACTCCACACTTGAGGGAAACATTTCGATTAATGGTTACCGGATGGGGCTCGTTCCAGCCTGGTGACAGGAATTTTCTACGCAGTGGTCTCGTTGTGTTGCACGTGTTGTTGCTTAACTACCCGTATCAACTGGAGGAGTTGGGGAAAACAATTGGATTTGATGTAGGCCAACTGCTTCATGGCATTGTAATGGGTCTTTTAGCAAGCGACGTTGATAGTGCACAAATAATGGAGACGGTTTACTCCATCATTTTCCGTTTTTACGAGATGTTCGACATTTTCGATGTCGTTTCCAACCTCTTGCCGCCACAGGTGATGGCCGATGTGGGCCTAAAGtgtgaaacaacagaaaaggcgCTTATGCAAGCACAGCTTTATGGGGCGCTGCTTGAAACGCATGGAGAGGACATATCGCCTCTTCCTTTACTGGAAGCAGCAACACACATAAGCCGTGGCGCCATTTTGCGCTTCTCCTCCGccacttcattttttgttaagTGGTTCACTGTTACTGAAAGGTCACTTTTGTTGCAACCGCAAGACGCCCTGGTCGACCTGTTCTCCCTTAAGGGCACCGGTGACAAGTTGGTTCAATGCCTCTGTGAAGGTGCTCTTGCTCTTGTCCGTGAGCTTCAGTCGGGTAACGTAATTATCGACGGGTTTCCTGTGGCACCGGTGTTGGAGAGCGTTATCAGTTGCATTTCTTCCGCTGTCTTGTATGGAGGTCAACAAAACGCATTGGTTGCATGTGCCATTGCCGTTCACGGTGAGGGCGACGTCCCCGCCTCTCTCATGTTGTTCTGTTTAGTATTTGCCGCCAACGCAAATATTACCTTACTAGAGTCCTCTGCCAGGCTACTGGCGTACGTTGTAGAGCATTCGGATGAGGGGCTCTTTACCACCCTGAGACTTCATACCTCGATTGAGATGAAAAAACGACTGCTTGTAGGGTTGCATCAACAACTGGGGTCGGCCGGCTCTGCCGATTCTACAGGCGCAAGGATGGTGCGTCTTGCGACTCTCCACCACCTGCTACGCTTTGACCCAGCCGCATTCTATTACCTCATGGCTGCTGAGGACCACGGAAAGGAATCCGCGGAGCTACGAATTACGCCCTTCTTGCGTGATGTTGTTAAGTCTTCGGACACTACGGCACTTGAGAAATCGGAGGCCCTCGCTTGTCTCAAAGCACTTGACGATGTGGGTGTTTCTACAACCGAGGTTGCAACCCTGTTATCAAATATGCGGGTCGATTCTCCGATCACCGGGGGTGTTTTAACTGCTGCGGCAGTTTATTATGCCTGCGGCGTATACTTTCATAAGTACAAGTTGGACGGTGGGGAAAGCAATGTGGCTCCAACAGGGAAGGGAGTAACTCAGCGGTTGAGGTTGTCGGATTCTTTTACGGTAAACATGATGCAAGGAAAGGTATTGGTAGGCCCCTCAGATGAGGCGTGTAAGATGCTGAAGTTCAGCTGTGAGGCGCTAAAGCAGTGTATCACTTTTTACGAGCAAACCGCAAAGCATCTTCGCTATGGTGATGCCAATAATGTCACAGTACTACCCTCCATTGACTCCTACCCGGCTGCACATTCTCCTCTGGTTCTTTCGGTTGCAGGAACCGCTGGCCGCTCCGCAGGTTGCACCGATCGTCGGTGTCGGTCTCTGGTGGATCCAAGACAAATGTGTAATGGACAGGCAACGTTTAGCTCGTGCCTTCTTGCTGCCGAGGGAATTTCCATGTGGGAAGGGGTGGCCAATGTCGATTTGGACCGCCTGGCATCGGCGCTGGTGGCAATTACTCGCCTCACTACATCGATCGAAGCTGCGTTGTGGATTTTGTacggagaaaaggaagtagaCTCAGTGACCGCACAGCTGCTTGAGGCTGCACTTTGTGCTGTGCAGATGTTAGGATCACCAGTTCCGCAGCTTCGAGATCAGATGTCGGCGTGCCTAGATGGTGCACTGACGTTGGCGCAAACTGCAGCAGTCATACTCACTCGAATGCCTAGTGACGGGAACTCGCTTTTGCGCACTGCGGAATTCATCAGtcttttttccgttttcgtAAAGACTTTATCTCTTTACCGTGACGACGACGATGTTATTTCGAGGGGTCTCAAGATCGTTGGAGTGTTTAAACCTGTAGAGGTAGCTGACGAGGAGGTGGTGATACACATTTTTGACACAATCGCATCCGTTGTGGAAAGGCATGCTTCGTCAAGTCCGACCGATTTCCTTGTGCCTATAGTTGCTCAGGTGACTGTGATTTTTACCAGCATTGGTGAGTTCTGTCCAACCAAGTGCGCGCTTGGCATTGTGAATAACCTATGGTCTTGCGCGATGAACGTCTCGCAAATGATTGTTATCGCTGATCCGTGTTCGCCGCTGTCCAACAAGTTTGACGTTATTGTAGAAGCTGTGAGGACCATTTTGTTGCAGTGCGACGGAATACTGGGGTATCTTTCATATGATCGAATAATGCCTATGGCCACTGCTCTCGGGCAGCTTAGTAACGCAAGCTGCTATGATGCGTTGGATCATCTTTATAAACCACAGGCCTGGCATGGGGCATGGTTATCATTGCTTCGGTTATTTCACGCCGTTTTGATCGGTTGTGGCGGGGGCAGTGAAAATACGTTGGGGTGGCTCTCGATCA
This region of Trypanosoma brucei gambiense DAL972 chromosome 10, complete sequence genomic DNA includes:
- a CDS encoding ethanolaminephosphotransferase, putative, coding for MNAPHRAPGSNSAGNTGPGSHRSRCISLDPRVHEHIPPHFLPNLAKYKYSGSDSGIISNYVMQPYWNFIVSLVPMTVAPNAITVTGFVMCLSSALLVMFFYYFGNAEYPCWVWLYAVICLFAYQTLDAIDGKQARRTNTGSPLGELFDHGCDVILTPFVQMMICCALNTPPCVTFVYITLSSCAVFGAIWEQFATGTLDLGYVNGPTDGILLACGIFLITAIMSPAVWDTQVAGPYEVPLPSWLGSCGGSFVIGSVRSMLFTFYVVSGTVTLLTNILHVLKRPNIQKPGMAVTTALPVVCLLVLHVWMYLVYRPIHEKYPYALELSFHVLMSYTATRMTVSRLCAMPFNLFSGLFIITLLFTVAPLFIHTYLPLAEEKYVLPSLGSATVALAVLGLWQYFHMILSVITQMAYFLRISVFSITSRHDANTKWE